A single genomic interval of Pyrus communis chromosome 5, drPyrComm1.1, whole genome shotgun sequence harbors:
- the LOC137733650 gene encoding protein transport protein SEC31 homolog B-like has translation MACVKGVNRSACVALAPDAPYMAAGTMAGAVDLSFSSSANIEIFKLDLQSEDRDLPVVGESTSSERFNRLSWAKPTGSGSQEFGLGLIAGGLVDGTIDIWNPQTLIRPEAGVSASVGHLTRHKGPVRGLEFNAIAPNLLASGADDGEICIWDLTNPAEPSHFPPLKGSGSAAQGEVSFLSWNSKVQHILASTSLNGTTVIWDLKKQKPVISFTDSVKRRCSVLQWNPDIATQLVVASDEDGSPSLRLWDMRNIMSPVKEFVGHTKGVIAMSWCPNDSSYLLTCAKDNRTICWDTVSAEIVCELPAGTNWNFDVHWYPKVPGVISASSFDGKIGIYNIEGCSRYGVGESAFGAGPLRAPKWYKRPVGASFGFGGKIVSFQHGSAGSEVYIHSLVTEHSLVNRSSEFEAAIQNGERPLLRALCEKKSQEAESEDDQETWGLLRVMFEDDGTARTKLITHLGFSMPEETKEDVPEDPSQEVNALGLEDTITDKVGLGNDKEATIFPSDNGEDFFNNLPSPKADTPVSTSGGKLSEGDAVPITEKMEQEPDGQEESADPSFDESVQHALVVGDYKGAVAKCISVNKMADALVIAHAGGASLWESTRDQYLKMSHSPYLKIVSAMVSNDLLSLVNTRPLKFWKETLALLCSFASRDEWTELCDTLASKLVAAGNTLAATICYICAGNIDKTVEIWSRSLTTEIEGRSYVDLLQELMEKTIVLALASGQKRYSASLCKLVEKYAEILASQGLLTTALEYLKLLGSDELSPELVILRDRISLSTEPEKVTKNETFGNQPATSGPVYTADQSSFVGSSSPYYQETVPSHLQSGVPVSPYGESYQETVNPSYGRGGYVPPASYQPASQPHMFLPNQPPQVPQEKFSAPPVSSQPAVRPFIPSTPPVLKNVDQYQQPTLGSQLYPTFQPMQPRPGSTAPLQSHVPPVPVNQPHVVAASVPPRGFMPVTNPGVVQGPHVGSLQPPSPTHQAPARTPVAAAAPPPTIQTVDTSNVPAHQKLVIATLTRLFNETSEALGGARANPGKKREIEDNSRKIGALFAKLNSGDISRNAADKLVQLCQALDNGDFGTALQIQVLLTTSEWDECNFWLATLKRMIKTRQNVRL, from the exons ATGGCGTGCGTAAAGGGGGTGAATCGATCGGCCTGCGTGGCGCTTGCTCCGGACGCGCCGTACATGGCGGCAGGGACGATGGCCGGAGCAGTGGATCTGTCGTTCAGCTCCTCCGCCAACATTGAGATCTTCAAGCTTGATTTACAGTCAGAAGATCGTGACCTACCGGTAGTGGGCGAGTCGACGAGCTCTGAGAGATTCAACAGGTTGTCGTGGGCCAAGCCCACTGGATCGGGGTCTCAAGAATTCGGCCTTGGGCTCATCGCTGGTGGACTCGTTGATGGCACTATTGATATCTGGAACCCACAGACTCTGATCCG TCCCGAGGCAGGTGTAAGTGCTTCAGTTGGACATCTCACAAGACATAAAGGCCCT GTTCGTGGTCTTGAATTTAATGCAATTGCACCCAATTTGCTTGCATCTGGGGCTGATGATGGTGAAATTTGTATATGGGACTTGACCAATCCTGCAGAACCATCTCACTTTCcacctctcaag GGTAGTGGTTCTGCTGCCCAGGGTGAGGTTTCATTTTTATCTTGGAATAGCAAGGTCCAACATATATTAGCATCCACTTCATTAAATGGGACAACTG tGATATGGGACCTGAAAAAGCAAAAGCCAGTGATAAG TTTTACAGATTCAGTTAAAAGACGGTGCTCCGTTTTGCAGTGGAATCCTGATATTGCCACTCAGCTAGTTGTTGCTTCAGATGAAGATGGTTCACCGTCTCTGAGG CTGTGGGATATGCGTAATATAATGTCACCAGTTAAAGAGTTTGTCGGGCACACAAAAG GTGTAATTGCAATGTCTTGGTGTCCGAATGACAGCTCTTATCTGCTTACATGTGCCAAGGATAATCGAACTATTTGCTGGGACACAGTTTCTGCAGAG ATTGTATGTGAATTGCCGGCAGGCACCAATTGGAATTTTGATGTGCATTGGTATCCAAAAGTACCTGGAGTGATTTCGGCATCTTCATTTGATGGAAAAATTGGAATTTACAATATTGAG GGTTGCAGCAGATATGGAGTTGGGGAAAGTGCTTTTGGTGCAG GACCTCTGAGAGCTCCGAAATGGTATAAGCGCCCAGTTGGAGCATCTTTTGGCTTTGGAGGCAAGATTGTGTCCTTTCAGCATGGTTCTGCTGGTTCAGAG GTTTATATACACAGCTTGGTGACTGAACACAGTTTGGTGAATCGCTCCTCTGAATTTGAAGCTGCTATACAAAATGGGGAAAGGCCTTTACTTCGAGCCTTATGTGAGAAGAAATCGCAGGAGGCTGA ATCTGAGGATGACCAGGAAACATGGGGCTTATTAAGGGTTATGTTTGAAGATGATGGGACTGCAAGGACGAAGTTGATCACTCATCTTGGTTTCAGTATGCCCGAGGAAACAAAAGAAGATGTTCCAGAAGATCCATCACAGGAAGTCAATGCACTTGGGCTTGAGGATACAATAACTGATAAAGTGGGTCTTGGGAATGATAAGGAAGCCACCATCTTTCCATCTGATAATGGAGAAGATTTCTTTAATAATCTTCCTAGTCCCAAAGCTGATACTCCTGTGTCAACCTCTGGTGGCAAATTGTCTGAGGGGGATGCAGTTCCTATTACAGAAAAAATGGAACAAGAGCCTGATGGACAGGAGGAGAGTGCTGATCCATCGTTTGATGAATCTGTTCAACATGCTTTAGTTGTAGGAGATTATAAGGGTGCTGTTGCAAAATGCATTTCAGTAAATAAAATGGCTGATGCTTTAGTTATTGCTCATGCTGGTGGTGCTTCGTTGTGGGAGAGCACGCGGGATCAGTATCTTAAGATGAGCCATTCGCCTTACCTTAAG ATTGTTTCTGCAATGGTGAGCAATGATCTCTTGAGTCTTGTCAACACCAGACCCCTAAAATTCTGGAAAGAAACACTTGCTCTTCTGTGTAGT TTTGCATCCAGAGATGAGTGGACCGAGCTTTGTGATACACTTGCTTCCAAACTTGTAGCTGCTGGTAATACTCTGGCGGCAACTATTTGTTATATATGTGCGGGGAATATTGATAAAACCGTAGAGATTTGGTCAAGAAGTCTGACAACTGAGATTGAGGGGAGATCCTATGTTGACCTTCTCCAG GAATTAATGGAAAAGACAATTGTCCTTGCCTTGGCATCTGGGCAGAAGCGGTATAGTGCATCCTTGTGCAAACTTGTTGAGAAATATGCTGAAATTTTAGCTAGTCAAGGCCTTCTAACAACAGCATTGGAGTACCTAAAACTCTTAGGTTCTGATGAGTTGTCACCTGAGCTTGTTATCTTAAGAGATCGTATTTCTCTTTCAACCGAACCTG AGAAAGTTACCAAGAATGAAACATTTGGAAACCAACCTGCAACAAGTGGGCCTGTATACACGGCTGACCAATCTAGTTTTGTCGGGTCCTCTTCACCATATTATCAG GAAACAGTGCCATCACATTTGCAATCAGGTGTTCCTGTAAGTCCTTATGGTGAGAGCTACCAAGAAACTGTGAATCCTTCGTATGGAAGAGGAGGATACGTCCCTCCTGCCTCGTATCAGCCTGCATCCCAGCCCCATATGTTTCTTCCTAACCAACCACCTCAGGTTCCACAG GAGAAATTTTCTGCACCTCCTGTTTCCTCTCAGCCTGCAGTAAGGCCTTTCATTCCTTCAACTCCTCCTGTGCTGAAAAATGTGGATCAATATCAGCAGCCAACATTGGGTTCTCAGTTGTATCCT ACTTTCCAACCTATGCAACCACGGCCTGGTTCAACTGCTCCTCTTCAATCGCATGTCCCTCCAGTTCCTGTAAATCAACCACATGTTGTAGCTGCTTCTGTTCCTCCAAGAGGATTTATGCCCGTTACTAATCCAGGAGTTGTTCAGGGGCCTCATGTGGGTTCACTGCAGCCACCTAGTCCTACTCACCAAGCTCCAGCTCGAACCCCCGTGGCAGCAGCAGCTCCACCACCCACCATACAGACAGTTGATACATCCAATGTTCCTG CCCATCAAAAATTGGTAATCGCAACATTAACAAGACTTTTCAACGAGACATCAGAGGCGTTGGGAGGTGCACGTGCAAATCCCGGTAAGAAGCGTGAAATAGAAGACAATTCAAGGAAGATAGGTGCGTTGTTTGCCAAACTCAACAGTGGGGACATATCTAGAAATGCTGCTGATAAGCTTGTTCAGCTTTGCCAGGCATTGGATAATGGTGATTTTGGTACTGCCCTGCAAATCCAG GTGCTTCTTACCACTAGTGAATGGGATGAGTGCAACTTTTGGCTTGCAACTCTAAAGAGGATGATCAAGACAAGGCAAAATGTGAGACTATAA
- the LOC137735355 gene encoding pheophytinase, chloroplastic-like: MEILSYSSAPCCDAVNLRGKLVEKSSNLRRFGLPDVSKKGVCGVQFDPRSELLRCYSLDRSFLKQLRYRGGFRPLSTRENFKHVGPILSSGSSDGYVIGADADANVSETGESVTKVSIPGLPDESKGEFGAPISSCFWEWKPKFNVHYEKAGCENLGSPPVLFLPGFGVGSFHYEKQLKDLGRDFRVWAIDFLGQGRSLPFEDPAPRINEEGTSDGQDLAWGFGEKPEPWASELVYSIDLWQDQVRYFIEEVIGEPVYIVGNSLGGFVALYFAACNPHLVKGVTLLNATPFWGFLPNPVRSPRLAKIFPSAGSFPLPASVRKLTQILWQKISDPQSIAEVLKQVYADHSTNVEKVFSRILETSEHPAAAASLASIMLAPQGKLSFKEALARCQMNNIPICLMYGKEDPWVKPIWGLQVKQQVPEAPYYEISPAGHCPHDEVPEVVNYLLRGWIKNLETQGSVSLPLLDAPEGMPNNLAKDLEFLRDGSKKSVNVRFFASRFSLWDMISSYIRFMNLQRR; the protein is encoded by the exons ATGGAAATACTCTCATACAGTTCTGCACCATGCTGTGATGCTGTAAATTTGAGGGGAAAATTAGTAGAGAAAAGCTCAAATTTACGTCGATTCGGGCTCCCAGATGTTAGTAAAAAAGGAGTTTGTGGTGTTCAATTTGATCCCAGAAGCGAGCTTTTGAGGTGTTACAGTTTAGATCGGTCTTTCTTGAAGCAACTAAGATACCGGGGAGGTTTTAGGCCATTGAGCACAAGAGAAAACTTCAAGCATGTTGGTCCGATTTTATCAAGTGGAAGCTCGGATGGCTATGTAATTGGCGCGGATGCGGATGCAAATGTTTCAGAAACGGGGGAATCCGTGACTAAGGTTTCGATTCCTGGTCTACCGGACGAATCCAAAGGCGAATTTGGTGCTCCAATAAGTAGTTGTTTTTGGGAATGGAAGCCCAAATTCAATGTGCATTATGAGAAAGCCGGATGTGAAAACTTGGGATCCCCTCCGGTGCTGTTTCTTCCTGGTTTTGGGGTTGGCTCTTTTCACTATGAGAAGCAACTGAAAGATTTGGGGCGTGATTTTAGAGTATGGGCAATTGATTTCCTCGGCCAGGGTAGGTCATTGCCTTTTGAAGACCCTGCCCCTCGTATTAACGAAGAAGGTACGTCAGACGGGCAAGATTTAGCGTGGGGATTTGGAGAAAAACCCGAACCATGGGCAAGCGAGCTTGTCTACTCTATTGACTTATGGCAGGATCAAGTTCGTTActtcatagaagag GTTATCGGTGAACCTGTCTATATTGTGGGGAACTCGCTTGGAGGATTTGTTGCTTTGTATTTTGCCGCATGTAACCCTCATTTGGTGAAAGGTGTTACCTTGCTGAATGCTACTCCTTTCTGGGGATTTTTACCTAATCCTGTAAGATCTCCAAGACTAGCAAAAATATTCCCATCGGCAGGATCATTTCCTTTACCTGCCAGTGTGAGAAAGCTCACACAAATACT TTGGCAAAAAATAAGTGATCCTCAGAGTATTGCGGAGGTACTCAAACAAGTTTATGCAGATCATTCAACAAACGTTGAGAAAGTATTTTCCCGTATACTTGAGACGTCAGAGCATCCAGCCGCTGCTGCATCATTGGCCTCGATTATGCTTGCTCCTCAAGGAAAATTATCCTTTAAGGAGGCTTTGGCCAG ATGTCAAATGAACAACATACCAATTTGTCTTATGTATGGAAAAGAAGATCCATGGGTGAAACCTATTTGGGGCCTTCAGGTGAAGCAACAGGTGCCTGAAGCTCCATATTACGAGATCAGTCCCGCTGGTCACTGCCCTCATGATGAAGTTCCGGAG GTTGTGAATTACTTGTTACGCGGGTGGATCAAAAACCTAGAGACTCAGGGTTCAGTTTcattacctttgcttgatgccCCTGAAGGTATGCCGAACAACCTTGCCAAGGACTTGGAATTTCTCAGAGATGGATCGAAAAAGTCAGTAAACGTGCGGTTCTTCGCATCCAGGTTCTCACTTTGGGACATGATAAGTTCTTATATCagattcatgaacctgcaacgAAGATAA
- the LOC137733522 gene encoding glyoxylase I 4, with the protein MERKLETPSEIKNDQESKTDHEEQQKHSKEKDEQKEEGDSLPLMALNHVSRLCRNVEQSVDFYTKVLGFVKIERPPAFDFDGAWLFNYGIGIHLVQSEDEERLPPNQDHLDPMDNHISFQCEDMEAIERKLKDLDIHYIKRAVEDDENGTTIDQLFFNDPDGFMVEMCNCENLKLVPGGSLGRIKLPVDRHTPPVELNQNDSGRGNDNDTK; encoded by the exons ATGGAGAGGAAGCTGGAAACACCCAGTGAGATAAAGAATGATCAGGAAAGCAAAACCGACCATGAGGAACAACAGAAACACAGCAAGGAAAAAGATGAGCAGAAGGAGGAAGGCGACTCACTTCCTCTAATGGCGTTGAACCACGTATCGAGGCTGTGCAGAAATGTGGAGCAGTCGGTGGATTTCTACACCAAAGTGTTGGGGTTTGTCAAGATTGAGAGGCCACCAGCTTTTGATTTTGATGGGGCTTGGTTGTTTAATTATGGAATTGGGATTCATTTGGTGCAGTCTGAGGATGAGGAGAGGCTTCCACCTAATCAAGATCACTTGGATCCCATGGACAACCATATCTCTTTCCAG TGTGAAGACATGGAAGCCATAGAGCGGAAGTTGAAGGACCTGGATATACACTACATAAAAAGAGCAGTAGAGGATGACGAAAACGGAACCACAATCGACCAACTCTTCTTCAACGATCCAGATGGATTCATGGTTGAGATGTGCAACTGTGAGAATCTCAAGCTTGTTCCCGGAGGTTCCTTGGGCAGAATAAAGCTCCCAGTTGATAGGCATACTCCGCCTGTTGAACTGAACCAAAACGACAGTGGCAGAGGCAATGACAACGATACTAAATAA
- the LOC137735118 gene encoding serine/threonine-protein kinase-like protein At3g51990, with the protein MGYLSCRAQSAISVANSQTSSSKTTATATPENPIKIQHFDYSDLVAATNGFSDQKLLGKGSHGYVYKAVLRGRLVAVKRPSRAHSQRLRPTSSSGPETANEVDNELEILSKIQSPRLVNLLGFSNDSKERLLVVEFMSNGTLYDVLHSSTNRPPNWGRRIRLALQTAKAIDILHSSNPPVIHRDIKSANVLIDRSYNARLGDFGLALRYCQFDEYRLRSTPPAGTMGYLDPCYVTPDNLSTKTDVFSFGILLLEIISGRKAIDVGHSPPSIVDWAIPLIKRGKLITVYDPRIVPPKDPVVRKQLAVIAAKCVRSCRERRPSMKEVVVWLSGLSKLVPLHSWNGFNNPCTMVETMGRPVESRNAHLISKLEGVGEENLEALEAKLTRQALRNSRPVYSDLGFSSNLMELMAGTDGESEFHGNADGDDSSSKSANLVSRFGSARYIGRSNQSTPGNGKGVPDLMQNHSFGKKSFTCSRRDDAMPHVRGNSRAAAGIQLAA; encoded by the coding sequence ATGGGGTACCTTTCCTGCAGAGCTCAATCAGCCATCTCCGTCGCCAATTCCCAAACATCATCCTCCAaaaccaccgccaccgccaccccGGAAAACCCCATCAAGATCCAACACTTCGACTACAGTGATCTCGTCGCCGCCACCAATGGCTTCTCCGACCAGAAGCTTTTAGGCAAAGGCAGCCATGGCTACGTCTACAAAGCTGTGCTCCGCGGCCGTCTTGTTGCCGTCAAAAGACCCTCGAGAGCTCACAGCCAGAGACTCCGACCCACCTCGTCTTCTGGGCCGGAGACCGCCAACGAGGTCGACAACGAGCTCGAGATCTTGTCCAAGATTCAGAGTCCGAGGCTGGTCAATCTTTTGGGGTTTTCGAATGATTCGAAAGAAAGGCTTTTGGTGGTGGAGTTCATGAGCAACGGTACGCTGTACGATGTTTTACATTCGAGTACAAATCGGCCTCCGAATTGGGGTCGTAGGATTAGATTAGCTTTGCAAACTGCCAAGGCAATTGACATTTTACATTCATCGAACCCACCTGTAATTCATAGAGATATTAAGTCTGCTAATGTTTTGATTGATCGTAGTTACAATGCCCGGTTGGGGGATTTTGGATTGGCTCTGAGATACTGCCAGTTCGACGAGTATAGGCTCCGGTCCACCCCGCCGGCGGGGACGATGGGGTACTTGGACCCTTGCTATGTGACCCCTGACAATTTGAGTACTAAAACTGATGTTTTTAGTTTTGGGATTTTGTTGTTGGAGATTATAAGTGGTAGGAAGGCTATTGATGTTGGGCATTCTCCGCCTTCGATTGTTGATTGGGCTATCCCGCTTATAAAGCGAGGGAAGCTGATAACGGTTTATGATCCGCGAATTGTACCTCCTAAAGACCCTGTTGTGAGGAAGCAATTAGCTGTCATTGCAGCCAAGTGTGTGAGATCTTGTAGGGAGCGTAGGCCATCGATGAAGGAGGTCGTGGTTTGGCTTTCTGGGTTGAGTAAACTGGTTCCCCTGCATTCGTGGAATGGTTTTAATAATCCATGTACAATGGTAGAGACCATGGGGCGCCCGGTTGAGTCAAGGAACGCACATTTGATTTCGAAGCTAGAGGGTGTTGGAGAAGAGAATTTGGAAGCCCTAGAAGCTAAATTGACTAGGCAAGCGTTGAGGAATTCGCGTCCAGTTTATTCGGATTTGGGGTTTAGCAGCAATCTGATGGAGCTTATGGCAGGTACTGATGGGGAGTCAGAGTTCCATGGTAACGCAGATGGAGATGACTCCAGTTCAAAATCGGCGAATCTGGTTTCTAGATTTGGTAGTGCAAGATATATTGGTAGGAGTAATCAATCAACTCCTGGTAATGGGAAAGGAGTCCCTGATTTGATGCAAAATCATTCTTTTGGGAAAAAGTCATTTACATGTTCAAGGAGAGATGATGCAATGCCTCATGTAAGGGGCAATTCTCGTGCAGCTGCTGGTATACAGCTTGCTGCATaa